tatggcaacatcaaatatcttgCTAATGACGGTAATGACTTTCATCAAAAAACTCttgtgtaatttatgccttttacagacataataacgcAATTTAAAGAAAAATCACGAAATAATTAATTCTGGTGCTAATGGGTTAATGACATATACAGCATATCTCTCGAGGAAAAATACCTGAGTAAAATAATTGCCATAATCATGGATCTCCCGTGTTGAGTTTATGAACCTGAGTGAAGGAAGTGCCATGAATATATTTTTGCTGTCACTTTCTCAAATGCAGAGTTACAAGTACTACATAATGACCATGTTTGGAATAATAATCAGCAAGTCATCACATTTCCTTGGCCTTATACTGAATATTGCGTGGTAATTATAACTATTGACAGTGTTAATGACAAAAACACATTTGATTAATGTTTCTGGAGTATTTAGTAATACAATTTCTTAACATCTCAAGCTGCAGATAGCGatttttatatttcacattatCTCTTACCTCAATATAGTACAGATTATTGCACTTTTTTCACAATTCTACAACACTTTAATGTTATTTCACAGGCATTACAATTTATTGTCCCCCTACTACATTCATTATTTTATAGGCCTTTAGGGCACCAACCAGGAATATCTATTTGCATAAACTAACATTTACTTGTAGTTACTTTCTGATGTGAAGTAATGCATGTGTCTTGAAAGTACCCAACTGAGTGAAACTTTTGTCACAGATATCACATTTGTGAGGTCCCCTTCCCATGTGGAGTGTCTTGAGATCACCTGATGTAGTAAATGATttgccacaaatatcacatttgtgaggtCTTTTCTAGATGTgaagtttctttccagtgtgaattgttATATGCCTCTTGAGAGTGCCTGACCTAGCAAAGGATTTCCCACAAATCACACATTAGTgaagtttctttccagtgtgaattgatGTTTGTCTGTTAAGATAGTTTGACGTAGCAACAGATTACCCACAAATCTCACAGTTGTGAGGttcctttccagtgtgaattaatacatgcCTCTTGAGATTCCCCGACCTAgcaaaagatttcacacatttcacacatttgtgaggtttctttccagtgtgaactaGTATGTGACTCGTGAGATAAcctgatgtagcaaaacatttcccacaaatctcacatttgtagggtttctttccagtgtgaattaatacatgtgTCTTAAGAGAAcctgatgtagcaaaacatttcccacaaatctcacatttgtaggGTTTCTGTCCAGTGTGAAATAGTACATGAGTCTTGAGATAACCTGATGTAGtaaaacattttccacaaatctcacatttgtgagacttatttccagtgtgaattaatacatgagTCTTGAGACAAcctgatgtagcaaaacattttccacaaatctcacatttgtgagatttatttccagtgtgaattaatacatgagTCTTGAGATTACCTGATTTAGcaaaacatttcccacaaatctcacatttgtagggcttctttccagtgtgaattaatacatgtgTCTTAAGAGAACCTGATCTAGcaaaacatttcccacaaatctcacatttgtaggGTTTCTGTCCAGTGTGAAATAGTACATGAGTCTTGAGATAACCTGATGTAGTAAAACATTTTGcacaaatctcacatttatgaggtttctttccagtgtgaattaatacatgagTCTTGAGATAAcctgatgtagcaaaacatttcccacaaatctcacatttgtagggtttctttccagtgtgaattaatacatgagTCTTGAGATTACCTGATTTAGcaaaacatttcccacaaatctcacatttgtagggtttctttccagtgtgaattaattcaTGAGTCTTGAGATGACCTGATCTAGCAaaaaattttccacaaatctcacatttgtgaggtttctttccagtgtgatttAATGTATGCTTCTTGAGACTGTCTAACAaagtaaaagatttcccacaaatttcacatttgtgaggttttattccagtgtgaattaataagtGTCTCTTCAGATCGCCTGACCTTGCAAACCATTTGGCACAAATACCACATTTGTTGGTTCTGTTTGCAATATATAGATCAGCCTGGGCACTGAGATTAACAGCTGATAAAATTCCATAAGCACTTGTTTTCTCTGCATCTTTTGTCATGTGTCTGTTACACATGTCATTAGaggccttctttgaaattttccaagTTTCCTTATATGAAGACTGTTCAATGTGTTCTGTAAAAGAAACTTCTGGCTCACTATCCAAGAAGATACTGCTTTGATGCTCATCACTATAGTCATATTTTTCATGGTGGTTAGCAGTTAAGACATGATAAttctctctcattctcaaatgtgtTTTCAAACTAACCTTACTGTGAAATACCTCaccacaccacttacaaacatacaAAGGTGGCTGCATGCCATCAATGTGCATAAACACATgcattatgagtctgtattttgaaGGAAAGTTCTGTTGGCAGAAATCACAGCTATATAGAAGTAATTCCTTTTCTCTCTTACTACAGTCATATTGGGTGGCAACTGAGCATTCCTTGTCAATAGTCACATTTTCTGTACCAAACTCATGTGTTGACTTCTCCTTGTCTATCACCGAATCATCCTGGACCAGCCCATAGTGATAAATTTCTTCACATGATATGCCACAGCTCCCACCAGTAGTCTGAGTCAAACTGAAGAGTGAAGACAAGAATGTTAAATGTTGATATatatacaacaaagaaacaatatttgagTGTCGATAAATGCAGTACTATAGGCCACAAGTCATAAAAGTGCATAAGAAATTGCATATTTAGTAACTGTTAATGATTTAAAATTACTATATTCGTCCAGAAGGAAAGAACTGATGAGGTAAAAGTGGTTTAAAACGAAATTAACCACAGGAAATTCAATAATGATGAATCTGAgtcactgcagatttcatttgaaattttaagtGAGAGTTAAAATAATTCACTTTCATGTGTTACAATCTTTTCAAAATACAGTACTACAAGTTAACAGTTTACACCAATTTATTAAATGTATCAAAAAAATTCTTACGTTCAAGGCATTTGAGATTTAATTAAGagagataatttttaaatgttcttcTCCCATTATCTTTTTCTGTTTCGCAAACACTTTCACCTTTGGAAATGATAAATTTATTTCACctaattaacagattttttttgtttgattCCCAATGACTAAAGAACTAGTGCAAGCTTCAACATTTTGTTAGGTATCTAGAATGGATGTTAATCAGGTGAATAATGATGGTTCATGAACAAGAATCAATGTCACATCAATCAAGGGAAAAATCTGCATACTGATGAATGAAAGTAAATGACACACTTGCAGATGGTTTTAATCTAAGACTGTGTTTTTGGCACTGCAACTTGTATGAAGCCTTGCGCAaatggaaatactgtctgaaaagatGGAAATAGTTGTAAATTTTCCAGTATATTTGCACTGAgcctttttgaaaatttttacatcttccTAACATCTGGTCATCTGGCATTGCAGAACACCATTGACTGAAGGGCACACATATAAATGGCCACTTCATCACCCATTAGACACTGCTAGCTGACACCACATATTGTGTGGCAGTGGTAACAGCTGATGCATGAGCTGAGTATCTGGGTCCCATTATTCCACCTGCAGTTAACCCTTTCCCACAGAACAGAACTGTGATGCCTTTCAGGTCCCCAGTATGTGCATCATGTTGGACATGAAAGAGTATGAACTACTGAAGGCATGCATACCCAGTGTTATCTTTTGCTCTGCAACTTTTGACTTTTTTGCGTTTTGTTGGGGATATAGTTTTGCGTGGCATGGTATCTGGTAAATTTCGAgtgtttttaaactcttaattaggATCACACGATTTTTTTAACGTAACTGGTATCATGGTGTGTGTCAGATTCTAGAAGTTGACAACTGTACAACTAGATATTGTTACTTTTTTAAAACTCAGTTACAACATGTATTTTCATACATATGGAAGTAAAGCAACTGAATGTTAATaattaagaaagaaataaaaaaaaatatgcaagTAAGGTTTCAGACTAATAGCTTTCTTTTTCTCAAAGTACTAGatataaaacttacaattaaaattttatgctaTGCCAGTGAACCATAAACAAACCAGGATAAGGAAGAGAATTTGTGGAAAATTTCAACAATAAATAAAGTTTGATGTTAATTATTTATCAATTGTTTTAGAGACCTCCATGCAACCATTGTGTAGGTACTGGGTACTTGTGTCATATCCTTAATATTTACTGcacaacattttttgtggcagGCACATTCATAAACTGTTCATGCAGTGATAATGGAAGTGCACATGTATTTTATCAACACACATACTACAGCCTGGACAGTAACAGTGCTGATGGCTCACACCACATTTGTTCGAAATTTTGGCACTAAAGCTGTTACCTCTACTTTATTCCTTCCTTTGTTCTCTCGATTCTCAAACCAAAGAGCTGTCATCATGAACAAATACCATTTCTTACATTCTATATATCTATACCGGTACCCTCTATCCAACCACCAGATTTTAtacaccccaactgtctgcgtccagtgtaattCATGGGAAAGTGCGAATGTCTGCAAATGTTTGccagttgtgtaactgaggtgaaacgtggggaccagcccggtattcacctattaggatgaggaaaaccgcctaaaaaccccttccaggctggctggcacaccggcccttcaTCGTTAATCTGCTGTGTGGATTCGATCCAGGGTCGCTGTACCTACCCAAATCCAGGAAGCAGCATATTAGTGCTcttggctaccctggtgggtcgTTTGATACATTGCCATGAAAATATAACATCTGCTTCCATCTACTAAGGAAATATTATCAATGCATTTGATGTCAGGGTTGGAGACTGCTGTTAATGCAAGCAAGCCTATAAAAAGCTTTTATCTCAGAAACATCAATATCATGCAAAGAAGGTACgttcttttgaacatttttatattatcaaGATTGATCCCACACTGTTGAATCCCATCTAAAATTCCTCAAGGGAAAAGTACACCTGATTTGTTGTTCAGTGTCTCGATTTCTACCCATCACAATACCACTGAGTAACAGGGCAGAAATCTGCAATGCAATGTTATATTGTCTAGCATAAACATTGCTTGGGTTGTGCATTTCTCCATTTGAAATCGTTTCCCCTCCCATAGAAGTAATCATGGTGATATGACTATGTCCTctgttatcaccaccaccaccaccaccaccaccactgccaccaccaagGTCCTGTTTTGAATTTGTATCACCAATTTTACAGTctatttttttttacacagtccattgtaGCCaatgtcacggatgatgatgatgatgacgatgatgatgatgatgttgttatgatgatgatgatgctgatcatgatgatgacaacacaaacacccagtcaccaggcagagaaagtccccaacctggccacgaatcgaacctgggaccccatgatccagaagcagcaatgctagctactagaccatgagctgcagacagaACTCATGGAGAATGGCATGTCCATTCAGGCAGATTTTAATGATTAGAGAGACGTGGCACACACTGCATATTGTAAAAGACACTAACAGAAGACACGATAActattacactgtaataacaacaataaacacaagcTGTTGATAAAAACCTCTGCTGAGTAGCAATCATAGAATGAGTGTGGTATCTCTGCAAGATGTCATGGCAACTTTATTATGAATTTATTGAGGGGAAAATTGTCTGATGTTTGGGTGCTGCAGTGTGCGCTCTATACTTTATAGGATGCTGTAACATCGTA
This sequence is a window from Schistocerca nitens isolate TAMUIC-IGC-003100 chromosome 11, iqSchNite1.1, whole genome shotgun sequence. Protein-coding genes within it:
- the LOC126213444 gene encoding zinc finger protein 492-like, with protein sequence MYTVEINKQSLTAVMDHEKTIWIKEETSEISSSPGSIVKVHPSSVKIKEEPQETWNQELLQDPLKIEAPFYNTKEDPGLKLNYLEDPFIASGSTHHIKEDSVLNLGAEEIGTFMFSNPEYDPVGVKMEEVEASTRYASDSASLTQTTGGSCGISCEEIYHYGLVQDDSVIDKEKSTHEFGTENVTIDKECSVATQYDCSKREKELLLYSCDFCQQNFPSKYRLIMHVFMHIDGMQPPLYVCKWCGEVFHSKVSLKTHLRMRENYHVLTANHHEKYDYSDEHQSSIFLDSEPEVSFTEHIEQSSYKETWKISKKASNDMCNRHMTKDAEKTSAYGILSAVNLSAQADLYIANRTNKCGICAKWFARSGDLKRHLLIHTGIKPHKCEICGKSFTLLDSLKKHTLNHTGKKPHKCEICGKFFARSGHLKTHELIHTGKKPYKCEICGKCFAKSGNLKTHVLIHTGKKPYKCEICGKCFATSGYLKTHVLIHTGKKPHKCEICAKCFTTSGYLKTHVLFHTGQKPYKCEICGKCFARSGSLKTHVLIHTGKKPYKCEICGKCFAKSGNLKTHVLIHTGNKSHKCEICGKCFATSGYLKTHVLFHTGQKPYKCEICGKCFATSGSLKTHVLIHTGKKPYKCEICGKCFATSGYLTSHILVHTGKKPHKCVKCVKSFARSGNLKRHVLIHTGKEPHNCEICG